The following are from one region of the Nicotiana tabacum cultivar K326 chromosome 3, ASM71507v2, whole genome shotgun sequence genome:
- the LOC107761581 gene encoding protein LAZY 1-like isoform X2, translating to MKLLGWMHSKLKQKGNEPANNTPIVVYKEVKSNGAEMEPFDELFPGFLAIGTLGDYQTTNTDPPTPTFPLPFDHSETDITEKELKFINDELEKYLEEKVNKVAYESSESIITLSDKRAARCSKLPQCEGSGEGPNRKALLNAALPCITLSDNHIETGATECYSNMEEYPLQKYLLGSSIELLAEVQQQKGFIEELFKRTNIVQESHVGTHDGKEKKQAKRKHAVDFMKKMLQNLHYKSKSSTTAHSKGNVNGSVSSKRKLPQFIKMFKRKVHPEGLMNENILQDNETSNISCKTNNLRANSEVNKKNSPAATTKKELNALTVNREHWIKTDSDYLVLEL from the exons ATGAAA TTACTAGGTTGGATGCACTCTAAACTAAAGCAAAAAGGCAATGAGCCAGCAAATAATACTCCCATAGTAG TTTACAAGGAAGTTAAAAGCAATGGAGCAGAAATGGAACCATTTGATGAACTCTTTCCTGGCTTTTTGGCAATTGGTACTCTGGGAGATTATCAGACAACTAATACTGATCCTCCAACTCCAACTTTTCCTCTGCCCTTTGATCATAGTGAAACAGACATAACGGAGAAAGAACTGAAATTCATAAATGATGAGCTTGAGAAGTATCTTGAAGagaaagtgaataaagttgctTATGAGTCATCAGAAAGCATCATTACCCTCAGTGACAAAAGAGCAGCCCGGTGTAGTAAGCTTCCGCAATGCgaggggtccggggaagggccgaacCGCAAGGCTCTATTgaacgcagccttaccctgcattacCCTAAGTGACAATCACATTGAAACAGGAGCTACTGAATGTTATAGCAATATGGAAGAATATCCTCTCCAGAAATATCTCTTaggctcttcaattgaattgCTAGCAGAG GTACAACAACAAAAAGGATTCATAGAAGAGCTCTTTAAGCGGACGAACATAGTCCAAGAAAGTCATGTGGGAACTCATGATGGAAAAGAGAAGAAACAAGCCAAGAGAAAACATGCAGTGGATTTCATGAAGAAGATGTTGCAGAACCTGCACTACAAATCAAAGAGCTCTACTACAGCTCATTCTAAAGGAAATGTCAATGGATCTGTTTCAAGCAAGAGAAAACTCCCTCAG TTCATTAAAATGTTCAAAAGGAAAGTTCATCCTGAGGGATTAATGAATGAGAACATACTACAAGATAATGAGACAAGCAATATTTCATGCAAAACTAATAATCTGAGAGCAAATAGTGAAGTGAACAAAAAAAATTCTCCTGCTGCCACTACAAAGAAGGAACTGAATGCCTTAACAGTAAACAGAGAACACTGGATTAAAACAGATAGTGACT ATTTGGTGCTGGAGCTGTAA
- the LOC107761581 gene encoding protein LAZY 1-like isoform X1, with amino-acid sequence MKLLGWMHSKLKQKGNEPANNTPIVENSITSFSVYKEVKSNGAEMEPFDELFPGFLAIGTLGDYQTTNTDPPTPTFPLPFDHSETDITEKELKFINDELEKYLEEKVNKVAYESSESIITLSDKRAARCSKLPQCEGSGEGPNRKALLNAALPCITLSDNHIETGATECYSNMEEYPLQKYLLGSSIELLAEVQQQKGFIEELFKRTNIVQESHVGTHDGKEKKQAKRKHAVDFMKKMLQNLHYKSKSSTTAHSKGNVNGSVSSKRKLPQFIKMFKRKVHPEGLMNENILQDNETSNISCKTNNLRANSEVNKKNSPAATTKKELNALTVNREHWIKTDSDYLVLEL; translated from the exons ATGAAA TTACTAGGTTGGATGCACTCTAAACTAAAGCAAAAAGGCAATGAGCCAGCAAATAATACTCCCATAGTAG AAAATTCCATTACATCTTTCTCAGTTTACAAGGAAGTTAAAAGCAATGGAGCAGAAATGGAACCATTTGATGAACTCTTTCCTGGCTTTTTGGCAATTGGTACTCTGGGAGATTATCAGACAACTAATACTGATCCTCCAACTCCAACTTTTCCTCTGCCCTTTGATCATAGTGAAACAGACATAACGGAGAAAGAACTGAAATTCATAAATGATGAGCTTGAGAAGTATCTTGAAGagaaagtgaataaagttgctTATGAGTCATCAGAAAGCATCATTACCCTCAGTGACAAAAGAGCAGCCCGGTGTAGTAAGCTTCCGCAATGCgaggggtccggggaagggccgaacCGCAAGGCTCTATTgaacgcagccttaccctgcattacCCTAAGTGACAATCACATTGAAACAGGAGCTACTGAATGTTATAGCAATATGGAAGAATATCCTCTCCAGAAATATCTCTTaggctcttcaattgaattgCTAGCAGAG GTACAACAACAAAAAGGATTCATAGAAGAGCTCTTTAAGCGGACGAACATAGTCCAAGAAAGTCATGTGGGAACTCATGATGGAAAAGAGAAGAAACAAGCCAAGAGAAAACATGCAGTGGATTTCATGAAGAAGATGTTGCAGAACCTGCACTACAAATCAAAGAGCTCTACTACAGCTCATTCTAAAGGAAATGTCAATGGATCTGTTTCAAGCAAGAGAAAACTCCCTCAG TTCATTAAAATGTTCAAAAGGAAAGTTCATCCTGAGGGATTAATGAATGAGAACATACTACAAGATAATGAGACAAGCAATATTTCATGCAAAACTAATAATCTGAGAGCAAATAGTGAAGTGAACAAAAAAAATTCTCCTGCTGCCACTACAAAGAAGGAACTGAATGCCTTAACAGTAAACAGAGAACACTGGATTAAAACAGATAGTGACT ATTTGGTGCTGGAGCTGTAA